The Tenebrio molitor chromosome 5, icTenMoli1.1, whole genome shotgun sequence genome has a segment encoding these proteins:
- the LOC138130302 gene encoding zinc finger protein 431-like — MPNLERSDSIPKCGQGKIHNWKRCSYVTKAPFYMVNRAKRHRLPLESSRCERNDLEKYYCKDCNFETDLVVILKQHLKEYHRKDTDCVQDRPKNNIVVKSYICQNCSFETYSVLLWIKHLESSCFDTEDVIHCCLKQHKRHHLSAFAFQWYSCDICQFKVQGKGNLRRHKKNHLSADAVKWYRCDKCEFKTKGKGYLKQHKNKKIHRSADAVQWYSCDKCEYKTKQNRYLKQHKKNHHSTDAVQWHSCDKCGFKTKRNDALKRHKKNHLSARAVQWYSCDKCEYKTKYNSCLKQHKIVHLSADAVQWYSCDKCEYKTKYHGNLQQHKKKNHRSADAVQWNNCDKCEFKTKWNHALKRHKKIHVSADTVQWYRCDKCEYETKNHDNLKQHKKNYLSADAVQWNNCDKCEFKTKWKHALKRHKTLHVSADAVQWYKCDTCKYKTKNHDNLKQHKKNHLSADAVQWYRCDKCEYKTKWNVSLKRHKKIHVSADALQ, encoded by the coding sequence ATGCCAAATTTGGAACGTAGCGACAGTATCCCGAAATGTGGCCAAGGAAAGATTCACAATTGGAAGAGATGTTCTTACGTGACCAAAGCACCTTTCTACATGGTGAATCGCGCGAAACGTCACCGGTTGCCACTCGAATCATCCAGATGCGAAAGAAACGATTTGGAGAAGTACTATTGCAAGgactgcaattttgaaacagatctTGTTGTAATCTTAAAGCAACATCTCAAGGAATATCATCGAAAGGACACTGATTGTGTGCAAGATCgaccaaaaaataacattgtaGTGAAAAgctacatttgtcaaaactgctCGTTTGAAACCTATTCTGTTTTACTGTGGATCAAACATTTGGAAAGTTCATGTTTTGATACAGAAGATGTAATTCACTGCTGCCTAAAACAACATAAGAGACATCATTTGTCAGCATTTGCTTTCCagtggtatagctgtgataTATGCCAATTTAAGGTACAAGGAAAGGGCAACCTAAGGCGACATAAGAAAAATCATCTGTCAGCAGATGCTGTTAAATGGTATCGCTGTGATAAgtgcgaatttaaaacgaaaggaAAAGGCTACCTAAAACAGCATAAGAATAAGAAAATTCATCGCTCAGCAGATGCTGTCCagtggtatagctgtgataaatgcgaatacaaaacgaaacaaaaccGTTACCTAAAACagcataaaaaaaatcatcactCAACAGATGCTGTCCAGTGGcatagctgtgataaatgcggATTTAAGACGAAACGGAACGACGCCCTAAAACGACATAAGAAAAATCATTTGTCAGCAAGAGCTGTCCagtggtatagctgtgataaatgcgaatacaaaacgaaatataaCAGCTGTCTTAAACAACATAAGATAgttcatctctcagcagatgcagtccagtggtatagctgtgataaatgcgaatacaaaacgaaatatcACGGCAACCTACAACAgcataagaaaaaaaatcatcgctCAGCAGATGCTGTTCAGTGGaataattgtgataaatgcgaatttaaaacgaaatggAACCACGCCCTAAAACgacataagaaaattcatgTCTCAGCAGATACTGTCCAGTGGTATAggtgtgataaatgcgaatacgaaacgaaaaatcacGACAACCTAAAACAGCATAAGAAAAATtatctctcagcagatgctgtTCAGTGGaataattgtgataaatgtgaatttaaaacgaaatggAAACATGCTCTAAAACGACATAAGACTCTTCATGTCTCAGCAGATGCTGTCCAGTGGTATAAATGTGATACAtgcaaatacaaaacgaaaaatcaCGACAACCTAAAACAGCATAAGAAAAatcatctctcagcagatgctgtCCAATGGTATAggtgtgataaatgcgaatacaaaacgaaatgGAACGTCTCCCTTAAACgacataagaaaattcatgTCTCAGCAGATGCTCTCCAGTGA
- the LOC138130303 gene encoding probable cytochrome P450 4d14, with protein MFLFLIVVALITFYFLLKKHKKNDLEQFPEPPAKFLFGHALEVSSTTNLLDTFTKFTTVYGSTVRLRLGFILTSLLTTDYKLIEFILSSNQNLRKSLNYTFISPWLGNGLLLSDGAYWKQHRKILTPAFHFEILKQFVQVFQSVGNVLIDNLRKCEESPSIDLHPLVTLCTLDTICETAMGTKINAQKGENNEYVHSVKEMCRIVIDRCLSPIKLFRVTYWMTKDYYIQKKVLHILHEFTTSVITSKKQTKNSKSDDKKSVFLDLLLKFSKDQSLLSDEEIREEVDTFMFEGHDTTASAICFALYALANHPKIQKTVLEEQRELFGDEKDPIIAYQELQNMKYLELVIKETLRLYPSVPMIGRYTQEDFLFEGQVIPKRTNVALYIYGLHRNPEYFPEPEKFDPDRFNNLNGFLPFAYIPFSAGPRNCIGQKFAMLEMKSFISKVIRHFELTPAVPRHELILSVETVLKSANGIKVGLKKRI; from the exons atgtttttatttttaatcgtgGTTGCTCtgattactttttattttttgctgaaaAAGCATAAGAAAAACGATTTGGAACAGTTTCCAGAACCACCAGCCAAGTTTCTTTTTGGACACGCCTTAGAAGTCAGCTCTAccacaa ACCTATTGGACACGTTTACAAAGTTCACCACTGTGTATGGAAGCACTGTGAGGCTAAGACTTGGGTTCATTCTGACGTCACTTTTAACAACTGATTACAAACTCATTGAATTTATCTTGAGCAGTAATCAAAACCTGAGGAAATCTCTAAATTATACTTTCATAAGCCCATGGTTGGGAAACGGATTGTTGCTCAGCGATG GAGCGTACTGGAAACAACACAGGAAAATCTTGACACCCGCTTTTCACTTCGAAATTCTGAAGCAATTCGTCCAAGTTTTCCAGTCAGTCGGTAACGTTTTGATTGACAATTTAAGAAAATGTGAAGAGTCGCCTAGTATCGATTTGCACCCACTGGTTACACTGTGCACCCTCGACACTATCTGTG aaaccgCGATGGGTACAAAAATTAATGCGCAAAAAGGTGAGAACAACGAATACGTCCACAGTGTTAAGGAAATGTGTCGAATTGTGATCGACAGGTGTTTGTCGCCTATAAAACTGTTCCGTGTTACATACTGGATGACGAAAGATTACTACATTCAAAAAAAAGTGTTGCATATTTTGCACGAATTTACCACGAGTGTTATTACTTCCAAAAAGCAGACGAAAAACAGTAAAAGTGATGACAAAAAATCGGTCTTTCTGGATTTATTGTTGAAATTTTCCAAAGACCAAAGCCTGCTGAGTGACGAAGAAATCCGGGAAGAAGTCGATACGTTTATGTTTGAG gGTCACGACACTACCGCTTCCGCCATTTGTTTTGCACTGTACGCTTTAGCCAATCACCCCAAGATACAG AAAACGGTCTTAGAAGAACAAAGAGAATTGTTTGGAGATGAAAAAGATCCCATCATAGCCTACCAAGAGTTACAGAATATGAAGTACTTGGAATTGGTGATAAAAGAAACTCTACGACTGTACCCTTCTGTTCCCATGATTGGAAGATACACACAAGAAGACTTCTTATTCG AAGGTCAAGTGATCCCCAAACGCACAAACGTCGCATTGTACATTTACGGCCTGCACAGGAACCCGGAATATTTTCCCGAACCGGAAAAATTCGACCCGGACAGATTCAACAACTTAAATGGTTTTTTACCTTTTGCCTACATTCCTTTCAGTGCTGGACCGAGAAATTGTATCG GACAAAAATTCGCCATGTTGGAAATGAAAAGTTTCATTTCGAAAGTGATCCGCCATTTTGAACTAACACCCGCCGTGCCCCGACACGAACTGATCTTATCTGTGGAAACTGTTCTTAAGTCGGCGAATGGGATCAAAGTAGGGCTCAAgaagagaatttaa
- the LOC138130301 gene encoding zinc finger protein 58-like, whose product MTRTCYVKSCRIKHKQQEGITFHRLPFSNKSLLEKWISTIGEQNIKISKFATVCSKHFHESCFDKTGQTTRLYQDAYPTLFLGGNLNEEIIQPFKDEEESIGLYFCSNCNTYYNIKMPNLECSESIPKYDQGKIHNCKRYSYVTKAPFYMVNHAKHHRLPLESSICERNDLEMYYCKNCNFETDLVVILKQHLREYHRKDTDCVQDQPKNDIVVKTYICQKCSFETYSVLLWIKHLESSCFDTEDVIHCCLKQHKRHHLSAFAFQWYSCDICQFKAQRKGNLRRHKKNHLSADAVKWYRCDKCEFKTKGKGYLKQHKKIHLSARAVQWYSCDKCEYKTKYNSCLKQHKIVHLSADAVQWYSCDKCEYKTKYHGYLKQHKKNHLSADAVQWNNCDKCEFKTKWNHALKRHKIIHVSADAVQWYSCDKCEYKTKHHDNLKQHKKNHLSADVVQWYGCDKCEYKTKQNRYLKQHKKNHLSADAVQWHSCNKCGFKTKRNDTLKLHTQKIHHSADAVQWRSCDKCEFKTKGKGYLKQHKKIHRSADAVQWYKCDKCEYKTKRNATLKRHKKIHLSADAVQWHSCDKCGFKTKRNDTLKLHTQKIHLPADTVQ is encoded by the exons ATGACAAGAACTTGCTACGTAAAAAGTTGCAGAATAAAACATAAGCAACAAGAAGGCATTACATTCCACCG ATTGCCCTTTTCTAATAAGAGCTTATTAGAAAAATGGATTTCAACAATTGGTGaacaaaacataaaaattagcAAGTTTGCAACAGTTTgctcaaaacattttcatgaAAGTTGTTTTGATAAAACAGGGCAGACGACGAGGCTATACCAAGACGCCTACCCAACGCTTTTTTTAGGTGGTAATCtaaatgaagaaattattCAACCTTTCAAAGATGAGGAAGAAAGTATAGGACTTTATTTTTGTTCCAATTGCAATACAT attaTAACATCAAAATGCCAAATTTGGAATGTAGTGAGAGTATCCCGAAATATGACCAGGGAAAGATTCACAATTGCAAGAGATATTCTTACGTGACCAAAGCACCTTTCTACATGGTAAATCACGCGAAACATCACCGGTTGCCACTCGAATCATCCATATGCGAAAGAAACGATTTGGAAATGTACTACTGCAAgaactgcaattttgaaaccGATCTTGTTGTAATCTTAAAGCAACATCTCAGGGAATATCATAGAAAGGACACTGATTGTGTGCAAGATCAACCAAAAAATGACATTGTAGTGAAAACAtacatttgtcaaaagtgCTCGTTTGAAACATATTCTGTTTTATTGTGGATCAAACATTTGGAAAGTTCATGTTTTGATACAGAAGATGTAATTCACTGCTGCCTAAAACAACATAAGAGACATCATCTGTCTGCATTTGCTTTCCagtggtatagctgtgataTATGCCAATTTAAGGCACAACGAAAGGGCAACCTAAGGCGACATAAGAAAAATCATTTGTCAGCAGATGCTGTTAAATGGTATCGCTGTGATAAgtgcgaatttaaaacgaaaggaAAAGGCTACCTAAAACAgcataagaaaattcatttgtcAGCAAGAGCTGTCCagtggtatagctgtgataaatgcgaatacaaaacgaaatataaCAGCTGTCTTAAACAACATAAGATAgttcatctctcagcagatgcagtccagtggtatagctgtgataaatgtgaatacaaaacgaaatacCACGGTTACCTAAAACAGCATAAGAAAAatcatctctcagcagatgctgtTCAGTGGaataattgtgataaatgcgaatttaaaacgaaatggAACCACGCCCTAAAACGACATAAGATAATTCATGTCTCAGCAGATGCTGTCCagtggtatagctgtgataaatgcgaatacaaaacgaaacatcACGACAACCTAAAACAACATAAGAAAAatcatctctcagcagatgtTGTCCAGTGGTATggctgtgataaatgcgaatacaaaacgaaacaaaaccGTTATCTTAAACAGCATAAGAAAAatcatctctcagcagatgctgtCCAGTGGCATAGCTGTAATAAATGCGGATTTAAGACGAAACGGAACGACACCCTAAAACTACATACGCAAAAAATTCATcactcagcagatgctgtCCAGTGGCGTAGCTGTGATAAgtgcgaatttaaaacgaaaggaAAAGGCTACTTAAAACAgcataagaaaattcatcGCTCAGCAGATGCTGTCCAGTGGTATAagtgtgataaatgcgaatatAAAACGAAACGAAACGCCACCCTAAAACgacataagaaaattcatctctcagcagatgctgtCCAGTGGCATAGTTGTGATAAATGCGGATTTAAGACGAAACGGAACGACACCCTAAAACTACATACGCAAAAAATTCATCTCCCAGCGGATACTGTCCAGTAG